The Pseudomonas entomophila genome segment GCGCCCTCCCCACGCGACCGCTCAACGGCTGCGCGCCACTTGGCTGCCCCAGCTGGTTTGCCCTGCCCTGCGCCTGCACTGGCACACCGAAGACACCCAGGAACCGCCCAGTCGATGGCGCGCCCGTCTGTGCTTCTGCTAACCGGCGCGATGCATTCCCGACACTAAGCTGACGACCTATTCAGCGTCAGAACTTCACGAACTTTAACTCTTTAAAGTTTGCGGGCTTCTTATTGCCAATCACTTTATTCGAGGTTTCAAAAGACCATGGAATCCGCCAGTAGAAAGTTCGCTGCCGATCTTATTTCCGGCATTCGCCAGCGAACACGTAAACGTCGGAAAAACCACGTTTTTCATCGATCGAATGATCGCGGCCCGAGACACGTTCACTCACCCGTTCAACAGTGAGTCGACTGTGTGTCGTGCCGCCTCCTGCGGCAGGAGCACAGCCAAATGACCGTAAAAGACCGCAACACCACGAGCAAAGCCGGCGCAGACACCCGCCTCTCCATGCGCGCCGCCCGCGAGGCGCGCAACGGCCTGGCCGTCACCCTCGCCAACCTCGACGCCAGCGAACGGGGCCTGACCGAGCACGAAGCCACCAAGCGCCTGCAACGCGACGGGGGCAACGAAGTCGCCCACGACAAGCCGGAACCGGCCCTGATGCAACTGCTCAAGGCCCTGCACAACCCCTTCATCTATGTATTGCTGACCCTGGCCGGGATCAGCTTCGTCACCGACTACTGGCTGCCCCTGCGCGCAGGTGAAGTGGAGGATGCCGACCTGACCAAGGTCATCATCATCATGACCATGGTCAGCGCCAGCGGCCTGCTGCGCTTCTGGCAGGAATACCGTTCGACCAAGGCCGCCGAAGCCCTCAAGGCCATGGTCCGCACCACCGCCACCGTGCTGCGCCGCGAACGCCACGACCAGGCCCCGCGCCTGCGCGAAGTGCCGATGAACGAACTGGTGGCCGGCGACATCGTGCAGCTCAGCGCCGGCGACATGATCCCCGCAGACATCCGCCTGATCGAATCCCGCGACCTGTTCATCAGCCAGGCCGTGCTCACCGGCGAAGCCTTGCCGGTGGAAAAGTACGACACCCTGGGCCACGTTGCACAGAAGTCCGCCGGCGACAGCACCAGCGCTGAAGGCAACCTGCTCGACCTGCCCAACATCGGCTTCATGGGCACCAACGTGGTCAGTGGCCGGGCCCGCGCCGTGGTGGTGGCCACCGGCAAGCGCACCTACTTCGGTTCGCTGGCCAAGGCCATCGCCGGCTCGCGCAGCCAGACCGCCTTCGACCGCGGGGTGAACAGCGTCAGCCGCCTGCTGATCCGCTTCATGCTGGTGATGGTGCCGGTGGTGTTCATGCTCAATGGCGTGGTCAAGGGCGATTGGAGCGACGCCTTCCTGTTCGCCCTGGCCGTGGCCGTGGGCCTCACCCCGGAAATGCTGCCGATGATCGTCAGCGCCAACCTGGCCAAGGGCGCCGTGGCCATGGCCCGGCGCAAAGTGGTGGTCAAGCGCCTGAACGCCATCCAGAACTTCGGCTCGATGGATGTGCTGTGCACCGACAAGACCGGCACCCTCACGCAGGACCGGATCATCCTTGAGCACCACGTCGACCCCAGCGGCCGCGCCGACCCGCGCCTGCTCGAACTGGCCTGGCTGAACAGCCACCACCAGAGCGGCGTGAAGAACCTGATGGACCAGGCCGTGCTGCGCTTCGCCGCTGAGAACGGCGGCTTCCAGCCGCCTTACGCCTACGCCAAGGTCGACGAGCTGCCCTTCGACTTCATCCGCCGCCGGCTGTCGGTGATCGTCAAGGACGCCCTGGGCGATCACCTGCTGGTGAGCAAAGGTGCGGTCGAAGAGGTGCTGGCCATCGCCACCCACGTGGAACAGGACGGCCAGCGGTTCGTGCTCGATGACGCCCGGCGTCAGCAGTTACTCACCACGGCCGCCACCTTCAACCAAGAAGGCTTCCGCGTGCTGCTGGTCGGCACCCGCGAGATTCCGGCCACCGAAGGCAAGGCCCAGTACCACACCGACGACGAGCGCGAACTGGTGATCCGCGGCTTCCTGACCTTCCTCGACCCACCCAAGGAAACTGCCGGCCCGGCCATCGCCGCCCTGCGTGAGATGGGCGTGAAGGTAAAGGTGCTCACTGGCGACAACCCGGTGGTCACCTGCAAGGTCTGCCGCGAAGTAGGCCTGGAGCCAGGCCAGCCGCTGCTCGGCCAGGACATCGAGCGCCTCGACGAAACCCAGCTCAAGGTACTGGTCGAGGAACGCACAGTGTTCGCCAAGCTCACCCCGCTGCAGAAGTCACGGGTGCTCAAGGCGCTGCAAGCCAACGGCCACACCGTAGGCTTCCTCGGCGACGGCATCAACGACGCCCCGGCCCTGCGCGATGCCGACGTGGGGATCTCGGTTGACAGCGGCACCGACATCGCCAAGGAGTCGGCCGACATCATCCTCCTGGAAAAGAGCCTGATGGTGCTGGAAGAGGGTGTGCTCAAGGGCCGGGAAACCTTCGGCAACATCATGAAGTACCTGTGCATGACCGCCAGCTCCAACTTCGGCAACGTGTTCTCGGTGCTGGTGGCCAGCGCCTTCATTCCGTTCATGCCGATGCTGGCGATCCACCTGTTGCTGCAGAACCTGATGTACGACTTCTCCCAGCTGTCGCTGCCGTGGGACCGCATGGACAAGCAATTCCTACGTGAGCCGCGCAAGTGGGATGCCCGCAACATCGGCCGTTTCATGCTGTGGATCGGGCCCACTTCGTCGATCTTCGACATCACCACCTTCGCCCTGATGTGGTACGTGTTCGCCGCCAACAGCGTGGAGATGCAGGCGCTGTTCCAGTCTGGCTGGTTCGTCGAGGGGCTGTTGTCGCAGACGCTGGTGGTGCACATGCTGCGCACCCGCAAGGTGCCATTCTTCCAGAGCACCGCGGCGCTACCGGTGATCCTGGCGACGGGGCTGGTGATGTGCCTGGGCATCTACATCCCGTTCTCACCGCTGGGGGCGATGGTCGGGCTGGTGCCGCTGCCGTGGGAATACTTCCCTTGGCTGGCCGCCACCCTGCTGGGCTACTGCCTGGTCGCGCAAGCCATGAAGACCCTGTACATCCGCCGCTTCGGCCAGTGGTTCTGAGGGGTGGCCATGCGTGTACTGATCTGCGCAGGGCGCAACTACGCCGACAACCGCCGCTGCCGCCAGGCGCTGGATGACCTCCAGCGCCAGCAACCGATCCATGTGCTGATCCATGGCGGCAGCCAGCACCTAGGGGGCGATATCGAAGCCTGGGCACGCGAGCATGGCGCCGATATCGTTCGCTACCCACCCAACTGGCAGCTGCATGGCAAGCTGGCCGAGCGGTTGCGCAATGTCTTCATGTTGCGTGACAGCCGGCCCGACACGGTGCTGGCACTGCCCGGCGGGGACGACACCGAAGAGCTGCTGGCCCGGGCACGGGGGGCAGGCATTGCCGTGGTCTGCAGCAGGCAGCCGTGGGCCGGAAAAACCCCGACGCACTCTTTCCTGCCACGGCGCGAGTGACATCACTAAGCTTTGCCGGGCCGCAGGATGCGGCCCTTCTCAAGCAAGCACGGAGCGCCCATGTCCCTCGCCCTCGTCCACAGCCGCGCCCAGGTCGGGGTGCTGGCGCCACCTGTCAGCGTCGAAACCCACCTGGCCAACGGCCTGCCCACGCTCACCCTGGTCGGCCTGCCGGAGGCGACGGTCAAGGAGAGCAAGGACCGCGTGCGCAGCGCCATCGTCAACTCGGGGCTGGACTACCCGGCCCGGCGCATCACCCAGAACCTTGCCCCCGCCGACCTGCCCAAAGACGGCGGGCGCTATGACCTGGCCATCGCCCTGGGCATCCTCGCCGCCAACGGCCAGGTGCCAGTGGCCACCCTCGACGACATCGAGTGCCTGGGCGAACTGGCCCTGTCCGGAGCGTTGCGCCCGGTCCAGGGGGTGCTGCCCGCGGCCCTCGCCGCGCGCGACGCCGGCCGGGCGCTAGTGGTACCCCGGGAGAACGCCGAAGAAGCCAGCCTGGCCAGCGGGCTGGTGGTGTTTGCCGTGGGCACCTTGCAGGAACTGGTCGCCCACCTGAGCGGGCAACTGCCCCTGCCGCCCTATGCGGCCAATGGCTTGCTGCTGGAACAACGGCCCTACCCAGACCTGAGCGAAGTCCAGGGCCAGGTCGCCGCCAAGCGCGCCCTGCTGGTGGCAGCCGCCGGGGGGCACAACCTGCTGTTCACCGGCCCGCCCGGCACCGGCAAGACCTTGCTCGCCAGCCGCCTGCCCGGCCTGCTGCCACCGCTGGACGAGCGCGAGGCGTTGGAGGTCGCGGCCATTCGCTCGGTCAGCGGCCATACCCCGCTCGACAGCTGGCCACAACGGCCGTTTCGCCATCCGCACCATTCCGCGTCCGGCCCTGCGCTGGTCGGTGGTGGTAGCCGGCCGCAGCCCGGCGAGATCACTCTGGCGCACCACGGCGTGCTGTTTCTCGATGAGCTGCCAGAGTTCGAGCGACGGGTTCTGGAAGTGCTGCGCGAACCCCTGGAATCAGGCGAAATCGTGATCGCCCGAGCCAAGGATCGGGTGCGCTTCCCGGCGCGTTTCCAACTGGTGGCGGCAATGAACCCCTGCCCCTGCGGCTATTTCGGCGACCCCACCGGCCGCTGCCGTTGCAGCCCCGAGCAGATTCAGCGCTATCGCAACAAGCTCTCTGGCCCCCTGCTTGACCGCATC includes the following:
- the mgtA gene encoding magnesium-translocating P-type ATPase, yielding MTVKDRNTTSKAGADTRLSMRAAREARNGLAVTLANLDASERGLTEHEATKRLQRDGGNEVAHDKPEPALMQLLKALHNPFIYVLLTLAGISFVTDYWLPLRAGEVEDADLTKVIIIMTMVSASGLLRFWQEYRSTKAAEALKAMVRTTATVLRRERHDQAPRLREVPMNELVAGDIVQLSAGDMIPADIRLIESRDLFISQAVLTGEALPVEKYDTLGHVAQKSAGDSTSAEGNLLDLPNIGFMGTNVVSGRARAVVVATGKRTYFGSLAKAIAGSRSQTAFDRGVNSVSRLLIRFMLVMVPVVFMLNGVVKGDWSDAFLFALAVAVGLTPEMLPMIVSANLAKGAVAMARRKVVVKRLNAIQNFGSMDVLCTDKTGTLTQDRIILEHHVDPSGRADPRLLELAWLNSHHQSGVKNLMDQAVLRFAAENGGFQPPYAYAKVDELPFDFIRRRLSVIVKDALGDHLLVSKGAVEEVLAIATHVEQDGQRFVLDDARRQQLLTTAATFNQEGFRVLLVGTREIPATEGKAQYHTDDERELVIRGFLTFLDPPKETAGPAIAALREMGVKVKVLTGDNPVVTCKVCREVGLEPGQPLLGQDIERLDETQLKVLVEERTVFAKLTPLQKSRVLKALQANGHTVGFLGDGINDAPALRDADVGISVDSGTDIAKESADIILLEKSLMVLEEGVLKGRETFGNIMKYLCMTASSNFGNVFSVLVASAFIPFMPMLAIHLLLQNLMYDFSQLSLPWDRMDKQFLREPRKWDARNIGRFMLWIGPTSSIFDITTFALMWYVFAANSVEMQALFQSGWFVEGLLSQTLVVHMLRTRKVPFFQSTAALPVILATGLVMCLGIYIPFSPLGAMVGLVPLPWEYFPWLAATLLGYCLVAQAMKTLYIRRFGQWF
- a CDS encoding DUF2493 domain-containing protein, translated to MRVLICAGRNYADNRRCRQALDDLQRQQPIHVLIHGGSQHLGGDIEAWAREHGADIVRYPPNWQLHGKLAERLRNVFMLRDSRPDTVLALPGGDDTEELLARARGAGIAVVCSRQPWAGKTPTHSFLPRRE
- a CDS encoding YifB family Mg chelatase-like AAA ATPase, which produces MSLALVHSRAQVGVLAPPVSVETHLANGLPTLTLVGLPEATVKESKDRVRSAIVNSGLDYPARRITQNLAPADLPKDGGRYDLAIALGILAANGQVPVATLDDIECLGELALSGALRPVQGVLPAALAARDAGRALVVPRENAEEASLASGLVVFAVGTLQELVAHLSGQLPLPPYAANGLLLEQRPYPDLSEVQGQVAAKRALLVAAAGGHNLLFTGPPGTGKTLLASRLPGLLPPLDEREALEVAAIRSVSGHTPLDSWPQRPFRHPHHSASGPALVGGGSRPQPGEITLAHHGVLFLDELPEFERRVLEVLREPLESGEIVIARAKDRVRFPARFQLVAAMNPCPCGYFGDPTGRCRCSPEQIQRYRNKLSGPLLDRIDLHLTVARESTVLNNQPSGETSASVAGVVAEARELQQRRQHCANAFLDLKGLRKHCLLEPADQAWLETACERLTLSLRAAHRLLKVARTLADLEKVPTIARAHLAEALQYRPSA